From Pseudomonas sp. FP2335, the proteins below share one genomic window:
- a CDS encoding flagellin yields MALTVNTNIASITTQGNLNKAGGALATSMQRLSSGLRINSAKDDAAGLQIANRLTSQINGLGQAVKNVNDGISIAQTAEGAMQASTDILQKMRTLALSSATGSLSADDRKSNNDEYQALTSELTRISQTTTFGGQKLLDGSYGTKAIQVGANANETINLSLENVAANNIGSQQIKTKAIVPSATGLAGGAITVTGNGQTKTVNYAAGASAKDIAAGLNGSIGGLTATASTEVKLEVGAATPSNFKLAVGSGNAVDFVGVKDLAGLADQLKSNAAKLGISVNYDESNKTLSVKSDSGENLSFSGADANAQTNILVGAKDGAGAFATPAALGAAAIVVTGQVSLDSAKGYSLSDAGTGVSDLFAAATVSSTKTTISNTDVTDSTNAQNALAVIDKAIGTIDGVRSGLGATQNRLTTTADNLQNIQKNSTAARSTVQDVDFASETAELTKQQTLQSASTAILSQANQLPSAVLKLLQ; encoded by the coding sequence ATGGCTTTAACAGTAAACACCAACATTGCTTCGATCACTACTCAGGGCAACCTGAACAAAGCCGGCGGCGCCCTGGCCACCTCCATGCAGCGCCTGTCTTCCGGCCTGCGTATCAACAGCGCTAAAGACGACGCTGCAGGCCTGCAGATCGCTAACCGCCTGACCAGCCAAATCAACGGCCTGGGCCAAGCAGTAAAAAACGTGAACGATGGTATCTCCATCGCTCAGACCGCTGAAGGCGCGATGCAGGCTTCGACCGACATCCTGCAAAAAATGCGTACCCTGGCTCTGTCCTCCGCTACCGGTTCCCTGAGCGCTGACGACCGTAAGTCGAACAACGACGAATACCAGGCTCTGACTTCGGAACTGACCCGTATCTCGCAAACCACTACTTTCGGTGGCCAGAAGCTGCTGGACGGTTCGTACGGTACCAAAGCCATCCAGGTTGGCGCCAACGCTAACGAAACCATCAACCTGAGCCTGGAAAACGTTGCAGCCAACAACATTGGTTCGCAGCAGATCAAAACCAAGGCCATCGTACCTAGCGCCACTGGCCTGGCTGGCGGCGCCATCACTGTTACCGGCAACGGTCAGACCAAAACCGTAAACTACGCTGCAGGCGCTTCGGCTAAAGACATCGCTGCGGGCCTGAACGGTTCGATCGGTGGCCTGACCGCTACCGCCAGCACTGAAGTCAAACTGGAAGTAGGCGCTGCCACTCCGTCGAACTTCAAGCTGGCTGTAGGTAGCGGTAATGCTGTTGATTTCGTCGGCGTGAAGGACCTGGCCGGCCTGGCTGACCAGCTGAAATCGAACGCTGCCAAACTGGGCATCAGCGTTAACTACGACGAATCCAACAAAACCCTGTCGGTTAAGTCGGATTCCGGCGAAAACCTGTCGTTCTCGGGTGCTGATGCCAACGCTCAGACCAACATCCTGGTTGGCGCAAAAGACGGCGCTGGCGCATTCGCCACCCCGGCTGCTCTGGGTGCTGCTGCAATCGTTGTGACCGGTCAGGTTTCCCTGGATTCGGCTAAAGGCTACTCCCTGAGCGACGCTGGTACTGGTGTATCGGACTTGTTCGCGGCTGCTACCGTTTCGTCGACCAAGACCACCATCTCTAACACCGACGTGACCGACTCTACCAACGCTCAAAACGCGCTGGCTGTTATCGACAAGGCCATCGGCACCATCGACGGCGTTCGTTCGGGCCTGGGTGCTACTCAGAACCGTCTGACTACCACTGCAGACAACCTGCAGAACATTCAGAAGAACTCCACCGCTGCACGTTCCACCGTTCAGGACGTCGACTTCGCTTCCGAAACCGCCGAACTGACCAAGCAACAAACCCTGCAGTCGGCTTCCACCGCGATCCTGTCGCAGGCTAACCAGCTGCCATCCGCTGTACTGAAGCTGCTTCAGTAA
- a CDS encoding ketoacyl-ACP synthase III, which translates to MIGIKSIASYVPADGIDNYAQGAKFAKDEEFIIGKIGSAFLPRKEAAQETSDLCVEAVNALFANNPDLKRESIDALIVVTQNGDEEGLPHTAAIVQDKLGLPTHVAAFDISLGCSGYVYGIYAMKGFMEATGLKNGLLITADPYSKIVDPEDRNTTMLFGDAATATWMGEDASWLLGKSKFGTDGSGAPHLKVSDGVFFMNGRQVFNFALLKVPAHLHELLNESDLQADDIDAFCIHQGSAAIVDAVARRFEDAPVDKFIKDMVETGNTVSSSIPLLLEKHVMDATWKRVAISGFGVGLSWGSAILHRP; encoded by the coding sequence ATAAAAAGCATCGCCAGTTACGTGCCGGCCGACGGGATCGATAACTACGCCCAGGGTGCCAAATTCGCCAAGGATGAAGAGTTCATCATTGGCAAGATCGGTTCGGCGTTCCTGCCGCGCAAGGAAGCCGCGCAGGAAACCTCCGATCTGTGTGTCGAGGCGGTCAACGCTTTGTTTGCCAATAACCCCGATTTGAAGCGTGAGTCCATCGACGCGCTGATCGTCGTCACCCAGAACGGTGATGAAGAGGGTTTGCCCCACACGGCCGCCATCGTCCAGGACAAGCTCGGCTTGCCGACTCACGTCGCGGCGTTCGATATTTCCCTGGGCTGCTCCGGCTACGTCTACGGCATCTACGCGATGAAGGGCTTCATGGAAGCCACTGGCCTGAAAAACGGCCTGCTGATCACCGCCGACCCGTATTCGAAGATCGTTGATCCGGAAGACCGCAACACCACCATGCTGTTCGGTGACGCTGCCACCGCGACCTGGATGGGCGAAGACGCGTCCTGGCTGCTGGGCAAGTCCAAGTTCGGCACCGACGGTTCCGGCGCGCCGCACCTGAAGGTCAGCGACGGCGTGTTCTTCATGAACGGTCGCCAGGTGTTCAACTTTGCCCTGCTTAAAGTGCCTGCGCATCTGCACGAGCTGCTCAATGAGTCGGATCTGCAAGCGGATGACATCGATGCGTTCTGCATCCATCAGGGCAGTGCGGCGATTGTCGATGCCGTGGCGCGTCGGTTTGAAGATGCGCCGGTGGACAAGTTCATCAAGGACATGGTCGAGACCGGCAACACCGTGTCGTCGAGCATTCCATTGCTGCTGGAAAAGCACGTGATGGATGCGACCTGGAAGCGCGTAGCCATCAGCGGTTTTGGGGTGGGCCTGTCGTGGGGGTCGGCGATTTTGCATCGTCCGTGA